From the genome of Nicotiana sylvestris chromosome 1, ASM39365v2, whole genome shotgun sequence:
CACCATTGCCAGTTAAGTACTACAAGTCACCTGCTCCTTCAAAGTACTACTACAAGTCACCATCACCAGTAAAGTACTACAAGTCGCCTGCTCCTTCAAAGCAATACTACAAGTCACCATCACCGGTAAAGTACTACAAATCACCATCGCCAGTAAAGTACTACAAATCACCATCCCAAACAAAATATTATAAATCACATGCTCCTTCTAAATACTACAACTCACCGCCACCAACAAAATATTACAATTCACCAGTTTATTACAAGTCTCCACCACCACCAGCGTATTACGTAAAGTTACCTTCATACGAcaaatcacctccacctcctcctAAATACTACGAGCAATCACCATCTTCTTACAAATCTCCACCACCTCCACCAAAATACAATGAGCAACCATCTTCATACTACTCTCCGCCGCCACCAGCACCATCAAAATACTACGAGCAACCACCAATTAATTATAAGTCCCCACCTCTACCTTATTATGAATCACCACCACCTCCACCAAAGACCTATGAACAATCGCCATCATACTACTCACCTCCACTTCCAACAAACTACGTTAAACAAATTCCCAACTTTGTCTCACCTCCACCACCTAAAAAGTACGAGCAATCTGCCACCTATGTTTCACCTCCACCCCCACCAACCTACTACTAATATTCAAATTGTTCACTTACATAATTTTCCACAACTTCCTTGACGATTAACTCATTTTCATCCTCCTATTTGGAGCAATTCCATTGCCTCTGCCAAATTTTTTTTGTATGCTTCCGAAGTGATCGGCTTTGCTTGCTTTCTGTTCTTttcttgtaataatttgtaactgTATTATTTGAGATTTAAGTAAGATCCTCGAGATCTCCATCTGTTTGGCTCGTTTAGTCAAAAGATTCTTTTGGTGTATTTCTTGAGAATTATATTAATGATTACTACTATCTTCTCCTTTGTCTAATGTTATTTGTGCTAATCGACTGAATTCTTTCCTTTGTCTATAAATATACCTCCTACACATTTATTCCCAACTCTTCGGAAGTATTAATGAACCTTTTATATTAAACCTTGTTAGTCCCGAAAGGTTCATTATCTTAATTGATTTGGTTTTCACTCAACAGATTTTGGTAAATTAATAAACCAAGTTATTAAGTATCAGCTGGTCTAAGTTAAaattcaatcaaagaaaacttatTTGTGGTGACTTTAATTCAAGGAAAGATTCTTGTTATTAAAGA
Proteins encoded in this window:
- the LOC104235328 gene encoding extensin-1-like; translated protein: MRSLMNLRQWPLLAVALVICLAASTVFADYSYGYASPSPSKKHYKSPSPSKYVVPTIPYYKKPEKSAESYKLPVPSKHEYYKSPSPVKYYKSPLPAKYYKSPAPSKQYYKSPSPVKYYKSPLPVKYYKSPAPSKYYYKSPSPVKYYKSPAPSKQYYKSPSPVKYYKSPSPVKYYKSPSQTKYYKSHAPSKYYNSPPPTKYYNSPVYYKSPPPPAYYVKLPSYDKSPPPPPKYYEQSPSSYKSPPPPPKYNEQPSSYYSPPPPAPSKYYEQPPINYKSPPLPYYESPPPPPKTYEQSPSYYSPPLPTNYVKQIPNFVSPPPPKKYEQSATYVSPPPPPTYY